Within Scomber japonicus isolate fScoJap1 chromosome 18, fScoJap1.pri, whole genome shotgun sequence, the genomic segment caaaatacacaaatgataTCAACTAATTCCTGAAATATCTTTTCAGAACCTGGCAACGTCCCCTTAATCCACAAATGATTTCTGGTGCTCTGATTGACGTGGCCAAGCATTTAGGCTCTCTGAAATACAAAGTGTGGGAGAAGATGAAGAGTATAATTAGATATGGTGAGTTTCTCATACATTAACATCAGCCATGAATTAATCTCATCTCCTTTACTGGCACATTAGTaactacttcttttttttcccacaagcTCCAGTGATTCTGGATCCCAACACGGCAGCCAGCTGCTTCATCTTGTCTGAGGATCTCACAGTGGTGCAGAACTCTACCCAGATTTTCAAGGTGCCTGACAACCCAGAACGCTTTGATGTCAGTGCTGAGATGCTGGCTTCAGAGAGCTATTCCTCTGGACGCCACAGCTGGGATGTGGAAGTGAAGGACAACAACTACTGGGTGGTGGGAGTAGCCAGTGAGTCCATCAACAGGAAGGGCAAGCACGTGCTGACACCAGCAGAGGGATTCTGGACTATAAGATTTCGCAATGGAGAACACAAGGCCTGCACCGCACCATGGGAGCCGCTGACCATGACTAAGAAGCCGGATGTGATAAGAGTGGTTTTAGACATGGACCGAGGCAAGGTGACGTTTTATGACCCTAGAGAGAGAACGCCTCTCTACACTTTCAATGAGGTCATCGTACCCACAGCCTTTCCCTACTTTTGCACTGCTTGCAAAGAGCATCCACTGAAAATCCTACCCAATAGGATATTGTTGTCAACAGACTAATTCACCTTGGAGACATACAAAAAATGTCATGAAGCAAACACAgccatgttttaaaatatttaatttgagttACAATAAAACCGATGTTGTCTGGGAGAtctgaaaatgtaaattaaatctaacagctatatatatctatacatatctctctctctctatatatatatatatatatatatatatatatatatatatatatatatatatatatatatatatatatatatatatatatatatatatatatatatatatatatatatatatatatatatatatatatatatatattactatacTGATAAGAATTTGTTAAAAATGACAAGTCTCTAATCACTGATTTTCACATTCTGTTGAGCTCctttccaaaaaaataaaataatcatcataaaaacaaaaacatagatCTGAACTTTCATGTAAGGCACATACAGtaacaacttttatttatttgcaagCCTGTGCCAGTGTTCATAGGTTCAAACAAGTGGGATTAATTGGATCCATTGCATTAAAAATAAGACTATGGTTAGTGTTTGATCTAGTAGCCACATGTACTGCATGTTGACATCTTGTCCTAACACACAGTAGTAACTCCACCCTCAAGTATTGCTTAAAGCTGCACAGAGTTAATCTTGCAGGATATTTCATAAACGGGCATAAATATCCCGTAAAAAAAGCCTGACTTCACACCACCCGTTGCCATCCTAACTACAGTATTGTAACATGTATCCTATTTCAAATGGGTTTGTGGGGGCTGCCCACTATATGTGCGGTGATGCTCAAAAGCTTCTGGAAGTGTTTGTTTAATGATAATGGAGTTATAAAAGGGAATACATGCCCTCACATAATGTCCTGGTGTGTTACTCAAACGGTGTTAAAAATATCATCTGTAACAGTACTGCCTATGTAAGTAGTCCTCTCAACTTTTTCCCTGAACGGTTAAAAATCCAGTTGGGTGGTGCAGCAAGACTGACACCAACACCAACATGAACATATTATCTTTTCTCTCTACAGCATCTGTTTCACTGGGGCACCATGACTGCCCTGCTAGGCCCTGCATGTCATAGAGACATTCTTCCCTCCTCTATAGCATTGTATAGCTCCTCATCTACAGCCTCATAACGTGCAGCTCTACTGTTTAAAAAGTAGATTTGGTCAGTTGTGAGACGTGGGTCGTATCCCTCCCTCTGCAGCCTGGTTTTCTGGATTTTAAATGTACCTGTGGAGAAATATGGagatacacagaaaaaaatatgaattgatATGAAATTATAAGTGATGGTTGATATTCTTATGAACTCAGAAAGGATATTCAGATTGTTAACCTGTGGTGTCTACATGTGGGGAGATTCTCAGGAACACTGGGCGAGCATAGGAAGGAAGAGCTCCTTGAACCATCTGCAGGAAACCACTGCTGTCAAAACTCCCTGCAGTGTCTGCAATGGCAGCCATGCCTGCCTTCCCCTCCACGCCTAAGTATGACACGTAATAAAAGATGTTTGTCACATAGGGTAGAAACAGGTGAGGAAAGTCAAAAGCAATATGCAATAAAGGCAAATGACAAGTCCCGATGTGATGCATAAAATATTGAGTATACAAAGTTCACCTGGCACTGCCACACCGTAGACAGCCACATCAGTCTGACCCATGAGACTGCTTAGTATGCCCTCTACCTCCGTAGTGGAAACATTTTCTCCTCGCCAGCGGAACGTGTCCCCGCCGCGATCCCGAAAGTACATGTAGCCCAGGTCATCCATCACCAGCACGTCACCTTGGGTAGACATAtatggaaagaaaaataattgctAACCTTGCTAACCTTGTTTCAAAAGTTAAATCTCCAGCCAAGAGTGGCACGtataataactaataaacatCTTGAACATTAACATGActggtttatttttaaattagcaGCTGTGTTGAGAATCATGATGTAATATATCATGTATCTTGATGAATGAAAAAAGCCTGGTAACCTGATAAATATGCAGAATCATTTTTCTTGAAGACATTATGAGCTATCTTCTTCCTTGTAGCGTCCTGATTTGCATACCCATCAAAGCGCCGTAGTGGGTCCTGCTGGTTGATGCGACCCACCAGAAGCCCTGGCTCTCCTGaaagacatacagtagatgAGTCTAATTAGTACTGTCCTATATACTATACAATGGTAAGTAATTATTGTAGCATTAGTTACCAGGGCGACAAGGCACACAGAGGCCCCGGCTGTCCCGAACCAGCTCCATACTGTCCTCGTCCACCCTCACCAGACGGATGGGGTACACGTTAGGAAGAATGCGACTGTTGAATCCACAAGCTCCCACCTGGCAGGACAGAAGAATTAGTTTAACTCTCATCCAAATCACATTTTATCCATGATGGCACAAGTAACACTGGTCACTGTTATTGCTGACCTTGCCATCCATGTTGGCGATGCTACAATTGCACTCAGTTGCTCCGTAGAACTCCCCAATCTGAGCCACCCGAAAGCGTTCTGTGAAGGCCTCCCAAACACTGGGGCGCAAGCCATTTCCTACTGCCAGCCGAACTTTGTGGCCCTTTTCTGATGGCCGCACTGGCTGAGACAGCAAGTAGCGGCAGATTTCCCCGATATACTGCACCACCTACAAGAAGAGAGGGGAGAGCAGTGTTGCTATTGTAGCAGTTCTAGTTCAAAATTAATCTTTTATAGTTATTGATTTTTTGAGTAAGGCCATTCTCAATATTTTCCAAGCATAAACTCTTACAGTGCAGTTGTACTTAATGCAGTCTTCCCAGAAGCGGCTGGCAGAGAATTTCCTCTTCACTACAACAGTGAGGCCATGGATCAGACACTGACCAACTCCCATGATATTACCTGGCAAGAGGAGAAAGCTCACACTTCAGATATGTAAACCTGGCAGTGAAAACTGAATTCATCATGAGGTGGAGGCTTGTATCACATACCCGCTGAGTGATAGAGAGGGAGACAGTCATAAATGACGTCATCAGAGCGCATGCGAAAGGCATAATAACCAAAAGCGGCAATTCTGTAGTAGCTGTTGTGAGAATACAGAGAAAATGATCATACCTCTATCACAAACTGTGAAGCAACTGTAATGTGATGCTTTTTTGTAAGTAGTTGAAGAAAACATACCGACTGTGTACCACAATGGCAGCCTTAGGCAGTCCTGTGGTGCCAGAGgtgtaaatataaaatagacGGTCTGCAGATGAGAATacaaaacatcattaaaattgCATTCTTCAATTTTAAAGATACGTGCAGGTGTCTTCATAGCATTTCAGTCACTGCTTTAATACCACCCATGAATACATAAAAAGACAGAACTGATAATATAGTGTGTTCTCATTCAGTTCTGCACAAGCAACTCATTAGACTCGAGGTACATAAGTACTGGGAACCAATTTCAGTTCAGAAACTAAACAGCAGAGTGAGGAAAGGGTTATTTTAAACCAAAATCCTCATTAACATACAGATAGCCTGAAACTCTGAAATGGAGGCAGATTTTAGTGAGAGATAAGTTACTCACCGTTCATGCCTTTGGGGGGGACACAAGCTGAGGGGGGATGTTTAGATGCAGAGGCTAAAATTGGATCCAGAGGTTGAGCACCCAGACATGCCAGACGTTCTGCACTAAGCTCTCCTGTACAAAACCGTACCATGGACTGGCTGCTGGAGGAAGTGACTTCTGACATTGCTGTAATTTAAtaagaagaacaagaacagaGGACAGCAATCAGGTCAGTTCAAGGGCTGTGGTTTGCACAAAAATATCAATACTGTGAGCTACTCAGACGTCATCAGACAAAACAGTGTTGTCAGACAAAAAGTTGTCGATAAGTTAATGAAAACATTCAATATATAGAAGTAAAGTAAGACACATGCAGGGCATTACAGAGGCCACAAGGACAGTGAAGAGAAGAGGAGTGAAGTGTTGGTGACAtcacagacaaacaaagagGAGCTAATATAAACTTCACCAAGAGATGGCACAGAAAGAATTCTGTGGTAATGTGATCGCCAACAGCATGTCTTGACCACATGACACATCGGAGCCAGAGCCATGATCACAGTTAATgttccacccacacacacacgcacacacacacaatattaacAGTGTGACATCAGGACATAAGGTTGACCACCTCACATGATGTCACTTTTGTTTGCAACCACAATGCAATCATAAATGACTATAGAAGGACAGGTTCAGACTTTTTGAAGTATGTCACTTGAGTGTATatatgaaaactaaaaaaatctaGTGTCATATTGtgccaaaatgcatttaaaagtttaggCTTCAGAGGTCTGAGTTTTTCATATCAAGTGAACATCTGCAACATTtgcattcttttatttttagcatAAGATATCTACTTGACTTGACACATTTAGACAGCTGAGGCATCATATTAGCTTTAGATGAACTTTTAAGAactttagaaatacattttttgctgTGGGAGGCTTGTGGAATATTATCTtataatggccagtatgaacaggaggaatgattatgtcAAGAAAAACTATTTCAATATTAAGGTGGGAGCATGATTATTGGTTTTAGGGCAGActttaaaaattgtgaacctgttcTTTAATATCTGCATCATCTTTTCCTACTTTGTTTAGCACTTTCTTACCATCAGCAAGCTCAGCTCCAAACACAATAGCCTGGGCCCCTGACACCCCGATACAGTGCAGGAGGGAATCATGGCGGAGGTTGAAATTGATGAGTGCAGCTTCCACCCCAACCTTGGCCAAGCCCAACCAAAGCGCCACCTGTAAGGGCCTGCTTTCCATGAAGAGGGCCACAACGTCCCCGGAGACCCATCCCTGACCTCTTGCCCAATGGGCAACAGCGTTAGACAGCTCATCTAACTGGGTGAAGGTCCATGTTTCCCCTGTTGCTTCATAGATCATGGCGACTTTGTTTGGGTGGAGTTTTACAGTCTGggcaaagatggaaggaatgttGCTTCCATTGCGCACATAACGCCATAAAGCCATCTTCACTCTCAACAGCACATAGAGGCCACTGGTGATGGCCACATAAGGTAAAAGAGGAGAAATTAATAGGATGAGTAAACATGAATACCGACAAGCATGAACAAAACTTTTGTTGGGCATATTTTACTCACTTGAGGTCTCTCTTGGCAGTGCGTGCTGCGATGTAGAAGTATTTCCAGGTTCTTGTGCCCAGATAGACCCCGAGGCCTGCTGCCAGACTCCAGGACCAGGACACTCCGAAGAGACGCAGGAGTCCCATCGATCCAAGAGAGGCTGAGACACTTGCCACATTGTGCATTCCTGTCATggaggaaatggagagagatGTGCTTTTAGGACAGAATGGGCATGAGCTAAAGCTTCTAAGGGTTTCACTCAGGAGGCCGGATTACTGCAATATAGGATGGTACACATCAGTAAATACAagatacttgtttttttttgttttttaaagtgataTCTAAAACAATGTTATAAAAGCCTTGAACAATAAGTTCATCATTTGATGCTATATGAAACTTCCAGTCCACTAAATTTCCGAGATAAATATTGCACTTTCCGccccactacatttatttgacagacaATATAACAAGCTTTGGAAATACACGTCAGACATTGCTAAAGATTAAACCAatgtgtagtcagggtcacatttcagatgtcctTGAGTTAGTGATTTTCTCCACTACATTTCTTgcatggtttaatttcaataaatgctcaaattatccaatatttcatcaaaaataagagaaaaaaatccaaacactgaaaacacatgtgtcttttttcctctctcactaATTATCTCATGACCCATAAGATTCATCTGGGGACCCTTGGCAGGGGTCTGACCCCTAGGTTTGGAACCACTAGACTAAATCAGCAAACTATGGGTAAAACCAGCTCCACCTGTAACATGCTGCTCATACActgatgtatgtgtatgtaatgagtattaataatattgataatTTATCAGTCTGAGGGACCAAAcaactacttttactgcaatttAAGCTACATTGTGTTGTTAATACTTGCAGGACTTTTTACTTATGTAGTAGTTCAACATTTCTGTAGTCTACTgatactttaaattaaaacatctcCTTACTTTCACCACTGCTGGATATCACTAATATCTCATATCAACCAGCTCACATTAAACAGATCTCACTCAAGGTCACATAAACGTTACAGCGTAAAATTTGCATACATGCTTTAGCTATTCACAACTTACCTACGAGTCAATAGACTGAAGCGATGTCACCTTTCACCCGATAACCCTGCCCCGGTCCTCACCGCTTGTTATCTCGTTACTTTCGTGGAAACTGTCCAGTAAATCCTTGTCCGGATGTTGAGGGTGTTGAGAGGATACACGACACTCCGTTACTATTTATGAGGAAACCACTAGTTTTTTTGTTGCAATAGTTGCAGTAGTTTTTGCAGTTCACAGCCCGTCGGCGCGGTTGTTGTTGAGTAGCGGACTCTCAGTgtttgaaagaaaatgtgtcaaacaTACGTGAGCGACTCCTGTGTGCTGGTGTTTACTGGGGAGACTTCATAAGACTAACCGAAATATTAAATGAGGGCAATGAAAATGCAGACTGGACCAGACTATTTTCTGTACTCCATATTGAATATAGAGTCATTGCCAAAGAAGCACCGCCCACCCGGGTGTGAGCCCTCTCTTGGAGCTCAGTCATTGACTAAACTAGATGCTTGTCAAgccctttctcttttttgatAGGATGATATTAACTCCTCCCATTTACCCAACCACTAGATTTGCTGGTTGTTGCTATTGATAGTAGCACCGGTGCAGACTACTAAATAAATGCTGTGAAAGTCTGTCTCCATCCCTGTTTCACACTGCTGCCTTGTAGTCTTTTGGCTTGCTGAATGTGACCCTCACCAACCCCCTGTTTGCAAATAACAAGCTTATTCTCATATGTTTCAACATaacacatcaaataaataaattattgaagtccacaagagaaaagaaaagcaacatgCTCACTGCAGACTGGTCCTGTGCAGACACAATTCACAGGAGCtatgtgaatgtctgtgtgttgAAAGCAAAGAAAACCCTATAAAGTGCTGTTCTCCTCAGTAAGATGTAAACCCATGGGTCGAGGATCTGATTCCAGGAGGCCAAACGTAAACCCACAAGAATGACCTTGTCTGGCTCACCGGGGCTTTTGTTTAACTGCGTCAGAAGAATGCGCATCTATTAATAGAGGAGAGACACATATGAATGTGTATTACAATATTTGATCATtattcaaaaaaacaaattctgcAAATCTGAGAAGGTTGTGAAAGAGTAAGTACTTACAAGGAAGGGACTCCAGCAAACACAGGAAACCACAGTAATCACTGCCAATTGCGCCATCATCTCCACATCCAGTGAAAAAAACAAGGAGgtagatgatgctgatgaagatcgATGGGTGTAGCGAGCTGCTGAATTTGTGTTAATATTCTGGGACTTTATTCTGGCCCGCAGCAATGTCAGACCACTCACGATGTTGCAGAGCAGGGAAAGAATGAGTGCAGTGAGGCCCAGACATGAGAAAGCCAAAGCCAGAGAGGTGTCGGCTGTAGACCTTGGATCATGGATTTGCAAGAAACACCACGTGCCAGGATACTGGGTAGTGTATGTTCCTATACCACAAAAAGGTAGAACTGCCAGTATTAGTGCAAGAGAGGACATAAATAGCACAACTCCCTGCACATGAGACACTGTGACCATTGCAGTGTGGAAAAAGGGCTGGGTGATGGCCACGCAGCGCTCTATTGCCATAGCACAACCCAGCAGCAAAGGGGATAAGCCAAAAAACACCATACTTGCCCCAAATATCTGGCAGAATGCCGTTGCGGGTTTCACAATCTGCATTTCATTCCTGTGATTCATGTGCAGATACAAGGCAAAGGCACCAGGGATCACATGACCTACAAGGTCAGCTAACAGCAAAGCCACTGTTAGGAACAGAAATGAAGCTTTGGATTGGCGGCGGAATCGGGCACGAGATCTGGCCAATATTCCCAGAGCGGTGAGGTTGGAGATGGTGCCAAATATCATAGTGAAACAGGATATGCCTAACCCCAAATTTCTGACAACTGGCCCGGTGGTGGTGCTCAGCCAGGGACCGGGTAGTTCAGAGGAGTTGATCGTCAAGTTCTGGTGGAGGATGGACGACGTCGAGGAGGAAGACAGTGAAGTCATGAGTAAAGACGGTGTCCTCATCTTCAATGTCATCTACAGAGAATTACAGGCAAAGTGAAAATAGTGAGTGAAAAGTGTTTTCTATTATCAGCACATATGCTCTGGGTTAATTATTAGTCTTGGTGCATTAGTCCAAAACCACTGagagttatttttttttagctaacGTCTTTATGTCATCCTGCTCTGCTGTCTAAAAGGTCTTAGGTAATTCATAGACAGGGAGACAAGAGAGGAGTCTTAAATGCAAAATCATGTACCAGTGAATGCTATGATTCATGCTTCACTGCAGCTTGCAGACTGATTACAAGAAATGGTTTGCCAATGACGCTTGGGACTTAGATTTTAATTAGGAGAGCTTCTTTTGCCTAGGCAGTAATGAAGAGGAGTGGGTGAGACCCTGCCAGAGCCATTTTCCTGTGTTATTCATCTCTACCTATTCTTCTCTTCAACACATTTCTTTCTACTCTTCAGATCAGAAATATATGTCACCCTTGCCTGGGAGCTCACCATCCTTGCTCCACAACTCCTCGCTTTCCTGTTACATTAACATACACTCATTAATGCATTTCTGCGAGTATTTTGGCTGCACTGCCATAATGGCAAGAGTGTGCCTCAGTTTGTGTTGTTGTCgggtgaaaaagagagagtgatggAATACATGGTAACTTAAAATCGCTGTCCTTTTCTGGCACAAGCACCATTTCAACTCTGATGCTACAAAAGTTGATAACAAGGCCTAATATTTGGAGTATCCTTCTCCACACTTTAAAGCTTTTCTCTGGaatacaaacatgcacataccTAAGAAAGTGCTCAGACTTTCTTACCCAAGAAAGTGCTCAGACAGGAAAAAAGATTTTGTTCttgatattcctttttttttacctctttcttACTCCATCAATGGCGAATGtacagaaagaaagcaaagtAATATCCTTGGTTGTGGAGTGTGCGGAAATGATAAAGAAACTGCCTTATTAAAGGGAATCCAGGAAGAATGTGATCATTCACAAAAAGAAAGCTGTCATGTAAACACTGCATACCATATCTTTTTTAGACGTCATAGACATCAAGGCTGTTACTAGTTGTTAATCAAATGTGTAATTCTTCTTTTAGCATTGTGTTCTTAAGACCAAATGAAACATTTCCCAACAACTCTCGACAACTCATCTCATGTTTGTGCTCCCCCTACACTATACATGTTTCAAATACCTCAGTAATCTGGATGTTCATATCTTTTCACatctctctcttcacaacaaACCTTATATTCATAAAGATTAAATAGATGAATTCAATGGAAGATCCAAGCTGTCTGAGAGACTAACCTCCTTAatcatgtatttgtttcattcctttttcctttttttacatatatttcaGGTTTATTTGGACTAATTTGCCACCAGAGATGAATGTGCTATATATGTCATCTACAAAGCAAAAGAAGATGAACATAGTTGTGAATAATGAATTAAACTTACCTTCAGATGATTCGGAGTAAACACTGGACTATTTGGGACGGCTGCGGATAAACGAGAGAGGAACAAGTCTCACCCACCTATTAAATGTGTCTCTCTTGTCGGAGGAGCTGCCTGATTTCACTTATCACTTCTGTCCACATTCATTTCTGCTCTCGttctccttcttgtcttttcccCCTGCCTCTGTGACTGTATCTCTCTCCCCCTGGtcagcctttctctctcttcagagGCTTGGCAGCTATTTTGCCTTCCACTTGCTGCACTTGCATTTTCCCACCTCTTTCCCTCCCATGATGAGCCCTTTCCATCTACTCATCCTCTCTGCTGATTGCTGCTGGATTAGAGGCGATCTCACCCATCACTTTCATTTTGTAGTATTGATTCGGTGCCTGATGAATAGTTGAGTaggtcaaagtcaaagtcagcttTTACTAATGTTTCATAATTTACTTTCTTAAACTCTTGAGGATAATTCcctcaaaataaaaagagattttagtcttttttccAGCTAAGATGATGACAATTATCACCCCAATTATCTCTCACGTAAACAAACGCATGGAGGCTGATATCAAGGCAGCCTGGGGGAGCATGATTATGATTACATGCTTCAAGGGCTTCCGGTATTTTCTGCTCCCTCACATCTCACAGATATTTTagaatattttacatatatCACAAActcttctgtgcaaaaaaaaggatgtgtgagTGAATCAAAAGATGCAATGCTCTACCAAGgtttgtaaatgtttaaagaGGGAATACTCCTTTTCATTTGCACTGATATTAAGTAAAACGTGTTTTCGAAGGGTTCTTAAggtttgtttccttttttgagACATCTGAGTTGTTTTTCAAAGCATCGTGTTTGTGATCTCACATaaacaggaaggaagaggaaatcATTCTCCATTTCCTCTGAACGTATAACTGTTTAATCTTGTAAGTCACCCAGCTAGATTCAGTTTCCCAGCACTAAGTAAAGAGTTATGAAACAGTGTGTGACATGTACTGTCgaggtaaaaaagaaaacaaaatcattgtgtggtttgacttttattttttgaacTAAACTCCTAACattcttactttattttattagagCCCATATTTTCTGCTAAATCTAGCACATTTAAAATCTCTCAAATtaagaaaaacagttttcttAAGCTGCCCACAACAAATGTATcacctgtattaaatatatttcaaggCCAGAGGTGGGAGGATCTTCTCAATAAGCCTTTAAACATGAGGTACATcagaatatttattttgtttaaattttaagtaaaaaaaaataacaacttgAAAAATACAGTCTGTGCAGAAAAATTCAcaccaaagacaaaaaaattgttaactgtaaaaaaaacagacatgtgCTTATCAGTGCTTATAACAATACTTAAATGGATAAAAAGTCCAGTTTTGAGACATTTATGATCTGAACTTACAGTACTTCAATAAAAACCCctctatatatacacatttcaaatgttacaatacaataaattgAGCAGAAATGCAGTCacttattaatatatattgaaTTGCATAGcaatatatacacaaatatgCATTTAAAATCCGTCTCATAACTGCCCCCTTTTTTGTTGGTTCCGATACTCAGGTTCAGATACTGTTAGGACATGGTGAAAGGTTATACAATAAAAAGTGCTTGCCTCAGACAACTCATCTTTCAGATTGTCTCTGCTGATTGTATAAAGTACCTGGATGACACAACAAGCAATATTAGATTTACCTGATAAAACAGGTCCTCATAATATCATTTATGACTTTCATATTTTTGTCCAAAGTTGgttaaattttaaaatgttgaaaaaaacaaacatttggaggtttctttttccaaaatgaaataaataaaaaaataaaaaaataataaaataaaaaaagttatgttatgttatgggTCATGTTACAAGCtttgcataataataataataataatgacataatAATCTGTATTATGCTGTCAAATTGCACATCcga encodes:
- the slc27a1a gene encoding long-chain fatty acid transport protein 1a, which produces MHNVASVSASLGSMGLLRLFGVSWSWSLAAGLGVYLGTRTWKYFYIAARTAKRDLNGLYVLLRVKMALWRYVRNGSNIPSIFAQTVKLHPNKVAMIYEATGETWTFTQLDELSNAVAHWARGQGWVSGDVVALFMESRPLQVALWLGLAKVGVEAALINFNLRHDSLLHCIGVSGAQAIVFGAELADAMSEVTSSSSQSMVRFCTGELSAERLACLGAQPLDPILASASKHPPSACVPPKGMNDRLFYIYTSGTTGLPKAAIVVHSRYYRIAAFGYYAFRMRSDDVIYDCLPLYHSAGNIMGVGQCLIHGLTVVVKRKFSASRFWEDCIKYNCTVVQYIGEICRYLLSQPVRPSEKGHKVRLAVGNGLRPSVWEAFTERFRVAQIGEFYGATECNCSIANMDGKVGACGFNSRILPNVYPIRLVRVDEDSMELVRDSRGLCVPCRPGEPGLLVGRINQQDPLRRFDGYANQDATRKKIAHNVFKKNDSAYLSGDVLVMDDLGYMYFRDRGGDTFRWRGENVSTTEVEGILSSLMGQTDVAVYGVAVPGVEGKAGMAAIADTAGSFDSSGFLQMVQGALPSYARPVFLRISPHVDTTGTFKIQKTRLQREGYDPRLTTDQIYFLNSRAARYEAVDEELYNAIEEGRMSL
- the ptger1c gene encoding prostaglandin E receptor 1c (subtype EP1); translated protein: MVSSQARMTLKMRTPSLLMTSLSSSSTSSILHQNLTINSSELPGPWLSTTTGPVVRNLGLGISCFTMIFGTISNLTALGILARSRARFRRQSKASFLFLTVALLLADLVGHVIPGAFALYLHMNHRNEMQIVKPATAFCQIFGASMVFFGLSPLLLGCAMAIERCVAITQPFFHTAMVTVSHVQGVVLFMSSLALILAVLPFCGIGTYTTQYPGTWCFLQIHDPRSTADTSLALAFSCLGLTALILSLLCNIVSGLTLLRARIKSQNINTNSAARYTHRSSSASSTSLFFSLDVEMMAQLAVITVVSCVCWSPFLMRILLTQLNKSPGEPDKVILVGLRLASWNQILDPWVYILLRRTALYRVFFAFNTQTFT